In the Aridibaculum aurantiacum genome, AAGATTAACCTGGCTACTAAACCTGTTGCTGCCAAGCCCAACGCTGCTGAGCCTGTTACTACTACCATAGGCAGTACACACTTAAACACTGCAGCAATTGCAGGTTCGGCCAGGTTGATGAAAAAGCCAGGAATGATGACTGCAGAAAAAGTGACTGCCAAACCTGTTGTCAACCAGGTATTTCAGCCGATCAATATGCCTGTTGCGCATGCGACTTTACAGCTCAATAAAGTGCCGACCATCAATAGGCAGGTTTATAAGGCTATGAATGTTGTGGTTCCATTTCAACAAAAAGTATTGCTTAATAGGGCAGTTGGTCGTATAGATAATTCTACCACGCAGGAAGTGAAGTCGACTGATTTTCAGCTTGACTTTTCTTACACCCTGGTAAGCCTGGATAGACCGTGGATGGCTGCAGATGTAATTGATAACGCCAATCTATGGTATGCACTCACACGCAAAGCTGGTTATTACTCTACAGGTGAAGTATCTGCTGAAAACAATGGTGCCATTCGGGCAATTCCAAAAGCGATGATTGTTATTAAAGATCTTTCCATAAAAGCACAATGGACTGAAGCAGATAGAAAAGAAGCTACAACCTCTATTGGTTTAGGATGTTTTAATTTGGCAAATAGTTCATTTAGTAACACAAATGAACTGAACGCTCCAGGGGTGATGATACTTGGATGGGTGTGTGAAGTTCTGCCAAAGCTTCCAGCAAATGATGACACTAGTTTCAATTGAGAATTTTTGAACGTTAATATTTAGGCCATTTCACTGATTGAAAAATAAAGGATTTGCCCAACCGGCAAATCCTTTTGTGTATAGGTAAATACATCATCTGATCGTTTTGATTAGCTCATTTCCATCTAGTACCACTACTTCAACAGTTGAAAGTTTTGGCATTGTTTCTGTTTTGCTATACATGCTAACCATTTATTGTGAAGTATGATTACCGAAGAGCAAAAGGAAACGCTTCCGTTTGAAGCAAAGTTGAGGCTATATACACTGGAAAACACCATGGAGGCAGCAGTAGTGGAAGAAGAATACGAAATTGCTGCTGAATGTGTTCGTAAAATAGAAGAGTTGTTTAAACGTGCCTAATGTACTGATTGTGGTGCGCTTGGACAATTAACTTAATAGATCTAGTGCCGACGTTCCAAACTGAAGAACTGAGCGCCGGTTGTTTATTTGTGCATGGCCTGCTTCAATAGTTAGTTATATAGCTGGGTTAGGTGCACCCATAGCCGAAATAACTCTTCATCGGAAATTATGGAGCCTGTAGTAAAAGGGCCAATCTGATGCATGCAACTTGTAGGTGTTAAGCCCAATATTGTATTGATCTCATAAAAAACATTGGAGAAAGAAGAAAGATTAAAGCATGTTGTATCAGTTCTTTGAAGACCTTACATAAACATCTCCTGCCGATGTTTCATCAAATTCTTGCTTTTGCACAAGTTGCAGTAGATCATCTATGCTAACCCATGTTTTTAATGCAAAATGATCTTCGCGGCCAATAACATAGTTGCAGGTTGAATTAGGATAGTGCTGCCTTAAGTATTCTAAAGCTTCAACGAGCGTAGCTTTCTTCTCAGGAACTGTATACTCAAATGACAAACATCCAAATGGTTCATGTAATCCTTTCAGCACTTCCAATTCATAACCTTCAACATCAATTTTTATAAAAGCAGGTCTTCCATATGTTTGGATTAAACTATCCAAGGTTACTATCTCAACTTTTTCTACTGATTGAACATTTGCGCTTGCAAATCTTGTTTTTTTCAGTTCGCTAATCCAGTCTTCATTGAAGCTGGATAATTCGGAATGATTTGCAACAAAAAATTCTTTAACCTCATTTTTTGCACCAGCCCCTTTTTGGAGAACAGTGGCCTTGTTTCCATACAATGCAGCAAGGATCTCTGTACAATTGCGCTGTGGCTCTACGGCTACAACCCTCGCCTGCAACTGTAGAAAAACCTTAGTTTTAGAACCTATATTGGCTCCGATGTCAAAACAAAGATCATTTGGCATCACCAGGTTCTTATAAAAGTCTATCTGGCGTTTTGCAATAGCTGCATGTTTTCGGTCATTCTTTGTAGGAAGAATCTTTTTCTTCAACTGTTCCAGTTTGATGTAATTCGGCCTGCCCAAAATTCCCTGTAGGATATATTTAATTTTTTCCAAGTGTTATGTTCAATTATGTTAGTCAATTTAGCTGTTGTACAACCATTTTATATTCAAGTATGGCATAAGAGATAGTGCCAGGAGAACTCTTAACTTTTCTACTATCAATCTACAACCCTTAAAGCTAGGATTGAATATAGGTTAAGTAAAGTTCATCAACTTTATAAACAAAAATAAGGTCTTAAGCTGTACTGCTCTCCAGGTGGAATGGAAAGTTCTGCTAGCTTCCTTGCAGGTTTTGTTAGTGGGGCTAAAGGATGTAATTTCTAATCGATTTTCCTACATAGTCTACAACCTGATTTTAATAAAACACCGGTACATTTTCAAAAGTACCATTGGTGACCATGATGGATCCAGGCGTGCCATAGGTATTGCTGGTGCCTCCAACCAACGGTGTTAGCTTGCCCGAGAAATGACCGTTGATACGCCTGTTGGCATAGGAAGTAATGGTAAAGCTCATGCTATCTGTTGCATAACGGGTATAGCCATTTGTATTGTTGTATTCTAAGAAATGCTGGTTCCCAAATGAACCTTTGTGCACGTAGGTTTTTGCCTGCAAGCTGTCAGTATAAAACAAAAAGCTTAATTCCCCGGTTGTACTTACAAGTGAAAGTGCATAACGATAATAGTCTGTATTGTTGATGGTGTAGGTGTCTTTTTTGCACGACAACTTGTGGTAGCTGCCTGCAAAATTAGTGCGGTCATTCACCGTCGTTTTCACCAGTGCACCATTCACCTGGTAACTCATAGAAATGGTAGAACCATTGGCAATTTGCTCTTCTGCTTCCAGCATGGCACCTGCAATGGTTTCCTTAGCACAGGAAGCTATAGTGAATGCTATAAATAAGCATGCTGCTATTTGTTTTATCATGGTCTTGTTTAGCTGTTTCATTACTTCTTTAAGATTATCACATTAGTCGTAGCTCTCTCTTCTCTTCAGGCTAAATGGAAATACTAATCCCAGCCTGAAATAATTATTAGATCCGCCTTTAGCCCTGATGGTTTCGAAGTGAAGGTTCAGGTCGAGCGGGGATGACCACAACGAAAACAGGTAACCCGTGCTTGCACCGAGGACGACGCCGTTGTACTTAAATTCTCTTGCACGTCCATTTACATTGAGTGCTGTTATGCCAAATAAATTATAGCCTACCTGCGGTTCCACGTAAAATCCGTTTCCCTTACGATTCAATGTATAACGGTACCCGAATTTCGCCGGAACCATGATGGTGCCGTAGGTATAGCTGTTGTCGTACAAACTAAACAAATAAGCTGCTGCTTCAAATGTGATGTCGTCTCCTTCAGTAATGGGGTAGCCAGCTTTTAAATATAAACCTGCACCGAGTTTATAATCTTCAGTGTCGTTTCCCACCATCTTTATCACACTGAGCTGCGCGTACGATTGGGTGGCGATGAATAGTAATGCAACGAGGAAAAGCTTCCTTGCCATGATGTTTAGGGTTGAAATGAGGGGTGAATGTAGGAAAGAAGAAGTCAAAAGTCAAAAGGCAAAAGGGGAGAATGAAGAACAGCTGTCAGCTGTCAGCTATCAGCTGTCAGCAGTGAGCGGTGGAAATGATTGTAGTAGCATGAAGTCAAAATTCGAAAGTCAAAATGGGGAGAAATTAAAAAGCAAAAAGTAAAAAGAAAAAAGGAGAAGTCAGAATTCAGAATTCAGTTGTCAGCGGTCAGCAGTCAGCTATCAGCAGTGAGCAGTCAGTGGTGAGTAATCGTTAATCTCTCTTCGTCGTGCATCTCTGTGCCGTTGTGTCGCTGTGGTTCAAAAGTCAAAAGTCAAAATTCAAAAGTCAAAAAGGGGAGAAATTAAAAAGCAAAAAGTAAAAAGAAGAATGAATAAAGAAGTCAGCTAGCAGTAAATCAGAAATAAGCAATCTCACCTAACAACTAACATCTAACATCAAACACCTCACTTCTCACACCTCACGCCTTAATTCAAATCCGACATCACAATTCGGAAATTCCAAGTGTACTTCGTAAATCGTACCTCGTACTTGGCTCTCAACTCACTTCCTTTCGCACCCGCATTCCCACCTGTACGATTCTGAAAAGTTTACTGTCGCCTGTGCCATTTCTTTATCCACCTTGTATTGTGTCGACTTTACGCCGGAGGTTTTAAAATAACCGGAGAGCCATGTGATGTTACCCGTTTTTGCATCATACTTATACCTGCCTGTCTGGCCATTGTCGAGCCACCTGTAAGTGCCGTCTGCTTTCAATGCAAAATATCCTTTGTACTGGAAACTGTAGGCCGGGCTCCTGTTAGGACCATTCCACACCGATTGGTGGCATGTATAATTACCAAAAACCAATCGGCCTCCATAGGTTTCTTTAGTAGGCGGCGATGTCTTTACCTGCTTCGCATCTTCCAGCTTTTTCCATTCCGCCATGGCTTTAGGTAAGTCATTATCATAACGACGTACGAGGGATGCATCTTTAGCAAATGCCTTTTGCAGGAAAGGTTTTGCAGCCTCTTTGTTTCCCTGTGCGGCAAGCGAGATAGCCATCATATAGTTTATGTAAGGTTGCTCAGCATCACGCGCAAGTGCCAGCCTGAACCTTGTTTCAGCACTGCCGAGATCATTCTTCTCATAGTAGCCTATACCATACAGTGCCTCTTGTCCTGCTGTATTCATGGCAGTTTCCGCACCAAATGTTGCACTCGATCTTTTTAGCCTGTCAATGTAAGCATCCAGACCAGTGAGGTTAGTTGTTACCGGGTTGTTGTTTGGAGGATTGTTTGCAGGAGGAGTGCTTGTAGCAGGAGGATTATTTGCAGGCGTGGTTTGAGTGGCCGTGATGGTGCCTGCAGGAACATCCTTTTGATACCTGTCCTTGAGTGATGGATTGAGACGAAAAGCTGCATCCAGGTATTCCTGGGCTTGTTGCTTCTTGGCCGCATCATTTTGCCTGATCAATGAAATGGCCAGTTGATAGTTTGCAAAGGCATTATCTTTTTGCTTCTTCACCACGTCCATAAAATACCATTCTGCCGAAGAATAATTCTTCGCATCAAAATATCCTTGGCCATACAGAAAGTCAGAGCCGGCAGAAAGAAAACCGGTTTCCTTACGCGGCCCGGCATTATCATCCTTAAGATGCTGAATATACTTGTCCAGCTCATCTTTTTCCTGCGCAGATGCAACTGAAGAAAACAATAACATGCAAAGCGCAAATATCAACAGCGGTGTTCTCATTGGTTAGTTTTTCGAAGACATAAAGTAAAAATTAAAAATTAAAAATAAAAAATGGAGAGCAGGCAGCTATCAGCAGTGAGCTGTCAGTGGTGAGTGGTCAGCAGTGAGTGGTCATTGGTGAGTGGTCATTGGTGAGTAACCAGCAAACTCTTCGTCGTGCATCTCCGTGTCGTTGTGCCGAAGTGGATCGAAAAAGTCAAATTTCAAAAGGCAAAAAGAAGACCAGTCGGTGCCACCAAATTCGCCAATCTTAAGTCCGACATCAGAAATTTTAAGTCGTACTTAATTCTCACGCCTCACACTTCATACCTTTTCCCAAATCCGACATCCTCAAATCAGAAATCAGAAATCCCAATCGTACTTCTAAAATCGTATTTCGTACTTACCTCTCACTTCTCCCAATCCCAAATCTAAAATCTTCAATCATAAAATTAATCTATATGCTTCCACCGTCTTACCATTAAACGTAGGCAAGTAGATGATACGTTTACGAGGATCATAACCTATATCAGCTGTATTCTTTTTATCAGCTCTTGTATCCAGGAGCGTTTGTACTTTGCCATCAGCAGAAACATAATATACCAGTCCAATCCATGAAGTGACAATAAAGTCTCCGTTGCCTACCGGCTCTACACCATCACCACCTTCCGGAAGTTCAGCAATTGTTCTTAGTTGTTTGTTGGCATCTGCAACGACAAATGATTTCCCTGCTGCTATGTACAGTTCATCATTAATTGCTTTCAGACCATTTACATTGGTTAGGTTATCCAGATAAAGCGTAGGTATATCATTTTCAAACCGCCATACCTTCCCGGTCCTGGAGTCGGATACATACACTATTCCTTTTTTGGTGGCGGTTACATCATTTAGTGCAACAGCACCATCCACTTTTATTTTCTTTTCGATCTTCCCGCTCTTCAGGTTCACCACCACTACTTCGGTGATATCAGCTACATACAGCCTTTTACCTACTATAGCCATGCCTTTAGGTGCGTTCAGGCCTGTAACCCAGGTGGTATCAATGATCTTCCCTTCCGGGGATAGTTTGGCCACACCACCTTTTCCATCTGCACCCCATGCCGGCCCGTCAATCAGCGATACATACAGCACTTTCTTGGTAGGTAACACCGACTCAGGAACGGCTATGTTATTATCTGTCGACCAGATCTTTTTTAGAGAATACTGCTGTGCACCTGACTGTAAAGTGATAGCAACGGCAAAAAGGCAAAGTAACTGTTTCATAATGACTGTTTGCGGGCTAAGATACGAGGGGGGGAAGTATTAAGTCAAAAGTCAAAATTCAAAAGTCAAAAGGGGGAGAATGTAAAATGTAAAATGAAAAAGAAGGGGGGAAATTAAAAAGCAAAAAGTAAAAAGAAAAAAAAGAGAAGTGAGAAATTTAGCTGTCTGCTAGCAGCAATCAGCCATCCGTACTTCGTAAATCTAAAACGTACTTCCTTCTCGCCTCATACCTCATGCCTTGCCCAAATCCGACATCCCAAAATCAGAAATCAGACATCCAATCGTACTTCTAAAATCGTATCTCGTATTTATCTCTCACGCCTCACAGCTCATACCTCATGCCTTCCCCAATTCCGACATCCCAAAATCAAAAATCAGAAAATCCCCATCGTACTTCTAAATTTGTACCTCGTACTTACCTCTCACGTCTCATACCTTGGCTCTAAAATCCGACATGCTCAAATCAGAGATCAGACATCCAATCGAACTTCTTTCTCCACTCTTCCTCCCAAATCTTAAATCATAAATCCGAAATCTTAAATCTTTTTTCAAACTCTCTCCTCGCCAGTTCCATTACCAGCGGGTTTTGCAGGCCGGCATAGTAGGCCGCTAACGGCTCATTGTAGTTTTTGCGAAGGAGTTGCTGGTAGAGTTCGTAGGAAAGTGCCAGTGCAGTAAGCACGGTTTCATCAGAACCATCATTCGCCGGTAGCGCTATGGTTGGTTTTAAGAAGCCCCTGATATAGTATTCTTTTTCTGCAGCAAACCCTAATTGGTTGGGGTGAATATCGAGCGGTTCCAGCGAGAAGTACAGGTGGTCGATCAACAGGCCAAGGTCCACAAGATCTATCACACCACCCTGCTCCAGTTGCTCCGCGAGTTCTACATCCAGGTCACCGGGCTGTGGGAGCGCAGCCAGCAGGTCGTTGAACAATTGTAGTGTACAGTGGGAATAGCCATCTTCCAGCTGCCCGTCCACCATATGAATCCAGCTGCCCTCCAGGGCCAGTTCCGCCTCAGCAGACTTCAGCACTATATGCGATACGGCAAGGAATGA is a window encoding:
- a CDS encoding FkbM family methyltransferase; its protein translation is MKKKILPTKNDRKHAAIAKRQIDFYKNLVMPNDLCFDIGANIGSKTKVFLQLQARVVAVEPQRNCTEILAALYGNKATVLQKGAGAKNEVKEFFVANHSELSSFNEDWISELKKTRFASANVQSVEKVEIVTLDSLIQTYGRPAFIKIDVEGYELEVLKGLHEPFGCLSFEYTVPEKKATLVEALEYLRQHYPNSTCNYVIGREDHFALKTWVSIDDLLQLVQKQEFDETSAGDVYVRSSKN
- a CDS encoding SMP-30/gluconolactonase/LRE family protein — encoded protein: MKQLLCLFAVAITLQSGAQQYSLKKIWSTDNNIAVPESVLPTKKVLYVSLIDGPAWGADGKGGVAKLSPEGKIIDTTWVTGLNAPKGMAIVGKRLYVADITEVVVVNLKSGKIEKKIKVDGAVALNDVTATKKGIVYVSDSRTGKVWRFENDIPTLYLDNLTNVNGLKAINDELYIAAGKSFVVADANKQLRTIAELPEGGDGVEPVGNGDFIVTSWIGLVYYVSADGKVQTLLDTRADKKNTADIGYDPRKRIIYLPTFNGKTVEAYRLIL
- a CDS encoding tetratricopeptide repeat protein, with product MRTPLLIFALCMLLFSSVASAQEKDELDKYIQHLKDDNAGPRKETGFLSAGSDFLYGQGYFDAKNYSSAEWYFMDVVKKQKDNAFANYQLAISLIRQNDAAKKQQAQEYLDAAFRLNPSLKDRYQKDVPAGTITATQTTPANNPPATSTPPANNPPNNNPVTTNLTGLDAYIDRLKRSSATFGAETAMNTAGQEALYGIGYYEKNDLGSAETRFRLALARDAEQPYINYMMAISLAAQGNKEAAKPFLQKAFAKDASLVRRYDNDLPKAMAEWKKLEDAKQVKTSPPTKETYGGRLVFGNYTCHQSVWNGPNRSPAYSFQYKGYFALKADGTYRWLDNGQTGRYKYDAKTGNITWLSGYFKTSGVKSTQYKVDKEMAQATVNFSESYRWECGCERK